tcaacacatgcaagggttcattttcaaaagggttttcacaaagcattttctttagtaaccgaatcattaagtggggttgatacTACataaaggatccaaattttaatgctaccggactccccgttcgcggtagctcacggcacaactgccggacacttccaaaatccaactcacaccatgaaaatcatccatctcccaaACACTAGtcatgtgaccaagccgtaactcgtccaataccatggacacggctacccggataggttttaactctgcagaggttgtacactttacccacaagtagggtaccacagcacgaTCATGTTAGTGTCCGTGCaaatcctatcaaagccattacccaccttagctaagactgactagtcaacacggaagcaaccaaggggttaatgacctaccaacgaggtcttaaccgggacataagtcacaaagatcgaactccttctccatggtctcccgttgctcaccagctctcttgatggctaacagactagctagtgggatttatgctaagccgtcgccgcatacaacggtcgagtggttgcacgataattgggttaggcaagatgacacatcaactcggtccttaactaTGACAAGAtagatatctcccaaccttgctcaaccacaaaggtatgagcccaacttattggtatttcacacaagaaaacacccatccatctcatctaagcatttctttcctttattttccgaaaacccatttttctcatttaaaaacactcacacatttattctttgataAAACACATTGTAATCATAATTGAATTTTAATAACAAGGTCCTAATCATTCTAGCGGTAATTATCATCCAaccagagcaaatcatatttagagataattatgggacatcaaggaataatcataacaattaAAGTGTTGAATAATCAGACATGgggactacggtgcaggacggcgtagtccaCGTGGAgaataggaactagtcgagtacaaggaaactactcatagcagttagagtaggactctctagtcgaaccCAACTAGTACTCCTATAAAagaaccgacctgtaaccctgctcctccgATATATAAGGACGAGCAGGGAGTCCCTCAAAAataagttcaatccaatacaagcaaacaacacaggacgtagggtattacgtgatctagcggcccgaacctgtctaaatcgcgtgcccacgtacaccatcgagttcctgatttcagcgacacccaccaaccaaaattCTATGTCGGGTACTctcttggtaggttgctggatTTAAACACTGACATTACTAAAGACCCTTAGGCACGTTAGTAtcaggtggaggctccaccggGTACTAACgggcaacctttagtaccggttggagcccccaaccagtactaaagaggGTCACGGGGATCCCTgggaaactagccgttagacccagtactaatgctcatattagtaccgggtcaaaaatgaaccGGTATTAAGGGCTatgaccaatgctcagttttccagtagtggtaCTTTCTTCTGTAGGAATCTTCTCTAGGAATATGTGGCCATAGCTCGAAAgagataaaaaaatatatattatcttaaataaaaatatttctaTGTTATAAAGGTATTTTTAACGAATCTAGGAATGTCAGTTTTATGTTGTCAAACTCAATCTGTATAAAAGCTTGGGTGTTTAATAATAGTTAGAATTTAAAAATTAAGTAACTTACAAAGAACCGCAACAAAATTTCACGCGCAATATAAAATAACTCTTCGGTGAGCTCTGGCCTCCGTCTTCCATTCCATGCCCCATTACACACTTTAATCAACAAATAATTATcctaaaaaataaatttgtcactctttttttcttttgccacAGAGCTCAGGTTCGGGCTTGGATTCAGTTTTGGGGGTGTCTACAGCCACGCAGGCGCGGAGGTTATGAGCAACAACACATCAGAAGGAAACTAAAGGTCACAGACAGATTATTGTTTACTAATGACCACAGAGCACATACACCCAACAATAGAAATCTGATACCTCCGCCTTACTCCAACATTCCACATATAATAATGACAGATTGTAATGCATGATTACGGcagaaaaatacaaaataatGCTCTCCTTTAAACGTGTGAATCATTCCTTGAAAGCCAAACTCCCTGGATCACGGTTGCGATAAGCGTGCCTACAAGCAGGAAGCCCAGCACAACTGGGAGGATCCCTACATAGAGAGTAAGCTCCGCATTTCTTACAGTTGTCACCATCATCAGGTAAAGCCCCAGCACAACtgtgaagaagaacaagaacccGATGATGCTTACTTCTGTGAGGTGGTCCGGCCCTACCATATACATGTAGTGTCCCAAGATCATGCTGATGAGACCGCCACAGTTGACGACACCTGCTGACCATTCAAAGACGTTCTCGAGAGCTCGATCATCGCCTTCATCGGAGTCGAGATGTTGGGCAGGTTTTGTGTTGGTGGTGTTTTGTTGCCTTACACTAGGCCGCAGTTTGCGTTGAAGGAGAGCCGCAAAGAACAGGAGCAGCACGGGGATGATGGCGCAGCGGTAGTCCTTGTGGAATGACACAAGCAGGAGGTACGACAGTAGCACCAGAAGGAACCACGAGAGGTAGACCAAGGTGTAGCCCCACCTTGGCGTCCTCGTTACGGAGATGAGGTCAATGGGGATTGCGACGAAGAAGGCCGCCATGGCGACCTTGAAGGCTGTGTTCCCAGTGGAAGACGACGCTGATGAGGAACCTAGGTACGCCACGAACGTGGTGATCGCGAACAGGAGGGCTTTCTGGGAATATCTGGAGCAACGTTTCTGCTGCTCCTGAAGCTGATCTTGTGGGGTGTCATTGACGACCTGTTTACATTTCCGGACCACAAACATAAGCAAAAAAGCGGAGATCGAACAGATAAAAAATAGGCATGCGAGTAGTATAAGCTATTTGAAGAACAAGATCCCACCACAGCACGAACTAGCCGGCTTATTGTGCGCTTGATTGGATTGATGACAAGAAAGCTTCTGGCCGGCAAACCAAGAAGAACACTAGCCGGTGGCTGCCGCACAAGCGTACTGTTTTTCTCGAGATCTTTTTGCTCATCATCCTGATCAGACTTTGTAAGGCCACAACAGCAAGAGTAAACTTTCAAGTACAGAGAGAGACACGATAACCGAAGGGGAAATCAATCTTCGTTGATGGGAAGGGAGGGAATCAGTGCTCACGTACGTCGCGTGCTTCCGCCGGAGGATTGCTGAAGAAGCGCCGGCCAGCGTTCCAGTAGACGGAGGCCTGGCGCCATCGCCTCACAGGCGGACGAGAGCTGTTCAGTGGCTCCTCCATTTGCGCGGCCAGGCAGACGCTGCCCCCTTGTTCCTTATCTTCAGGCGGAGCTTGGGCTAATCGTGGACTCGGGAGTCAACTCCATGGCTGCATATGGGCTAATCGTGGACTCCGGAGTCAACTCCATGGCTGCATATCACATGGATTATAGTCCCTGTGATCGCAACATCTTTTGAATAAAAAGCAGGCCTTATATTACCGTCATTGTCATTGACGGTGGCCGCTAAACTGTCGGTATATAGTGCATGCACGTAGAGAGCATTTAGCAGTCTCTGAAATCTGAATAGTTCAATTCTACTGCTTTTAGACTAGTCAACAGTGTGCTTTCCTATTACTActatcaccaattcaccatcaAGAAAGCACCGAGGCCCTACCACCGGGACCCGGCACACGGCAAACAAaccgggtttgccgagtgcccagtggatgacactcggcaaaggtccggtctttgccgagtgttggcactcggcaaagagccggtgtttgccgagtgcctcccgtctggcactcggcaaacctgccGTTACCCCGACGCCGTCAGCGCGCATTTCGCTGAGTacatcttttcgccgagtgttttttggccgtcggcaaaatgtttgccgagtgttcgagttttgacactcggcaaactagtctttgccgacacaaaatttgccgtgtgctctttgccgagtgttacactcggcaaagcctttgccgagtgtttttaggcctttgccgagtgccggcaaAGCTTCTGTTTCCCGTAGGCCCTACCACCGTCACCCTTTGGTCCCgctccctcttcctctccagTGAGGCGCCGGTAGGTAGAAGGAACCGGCCGGGATCCATATCATCCCTAGTAGATCTAGTGGTCGTTTAGGTTTTACTTAAACAATGTATACATCTTAACTGTTATtaatgatggtgatgatgacgcATTTTCTTATTTTGTTCACCTGGCCATCATAGAGTTCAGTGCTTTCTTCCTGGGCGAGGCGGTTTTGGCTATCGATTTTGTGCCCATGGCTTCATTGTTCGGGTAGAGTTGATCAGTTGATGGCGAAGTTGTTTCAAATAATAGTCCAGATCTCTCTTCCTCGTCGTACTAGTTTTCAATCCAGCAATGGTGAAAGGCTCGTGAGAGGGTTGTGGTTGCCTTGACGGATAGCGATGCAGGATCAAATTTGAGACAGTCAGCTCACTGAGGTTTATCTAATGGTTTATAGATCCTCTTTTCAAGATGGGCGACTATTACAGTCTTCATTAACACGGTGCAATTGGGATTTTGTCTACATcatatcttgtttggttctctGTTTATCCTCTATCTTTCTTGGCCACAGGGTCGACGGTGGTAGCACAACAAAGTGGCAATCATTGCTATTGGATACCACGGAGAAGTAAAGCTTTATCGAATTTGATTGTAACTTTCGTTTTCGGTCTTAAGATAAATCAGGTATAAGATCGTCCATGGAGTTCATATCCATGGAGTTGAGATCTACGACCCTTCCTTTGCGTTCCTGTCCTCTCCTGGAGGCTCCATTTGCTTGGCGACACGCATGGAGAAGATTCAGTAGCAAGATCGTCTGATCAGGTATGCAAACCATGTTTGCTTCTCCTACTCTCTCTTCTGCTCTGAATTTCTTCTTGTCCATTGGCAGTACATAAACATCGATTTCAGTTACTGTTTTTTCATATATTTGGCTCGCAAGTCAACTTTTATGTTCGTACCTGCTTTCATGTCTCGTTGTTCAACGATGAAATACCTTAATCTTGGAGTGGTTTGCTAGCATGTTGACGCTtgttatttacacacttttagtgttgtttaactagtgttttcatgcttattcttacactaacccgccacttggcacgtGAAATAACTCCATTATTGCATACacgttgtattttggagcatgttGTGTTTTGGCAGAAATACGATATAATCAAGGGGTTTTCACAAGCAGCTAAATGAATATTTGGACATGGATCGTCGAGGGGAGCTaacacgaggaaggagaggaccaggagggCTAGAAAGGGCCCAtgctgatcggcctggcccaaTCCTGGGTCCGGTCGAGCCCACATTTTTTCAGCATGACGTCCACGACATCCTCTAGGGATTTTTCACCGAGGACCAGGAGGGCTAGAAAGGGCCCATACTGATCGACCTGGCCCA
The genomic region above belongs to Setaria italica strain Yugu1 chromosome VI, Setaria_italica_v2.0, whole genome shotgun sequence and contains:
- the LOC101762892 gene encoding uncharacterized protein LOC101762892 isoform X2; protein product: MEEPLNSSRPPVRRWRQASVYWNAGRRFFSNPPAEARDDDEQKDLEKNSTLVRQPPASVLLGLPARSFLVINPIKRTISRLVRAVVVNDTPQDQLQEQQKRCSRYSQKALLFAITTFVAYLGSSSASSSTGNTAFKVAMAAFFVAIPIDLISVTRTPRWGYTLVYLSWFLLVLLSYLLLVSFHKDYRCAIIPVLLLFFAALLQRKLRPSVRQQNTTNTKPAQHLDSDEGDDRALENVFEWSAGVVNCGGLISMILGHYMYMVGPDHLTEVSIIGFLFFFTVVLGLYLMMVTTVRNAELTLYVGILPVVLGFLLVGTLIATVIQGVWLSRNDSHV
- the LOC101762892 gene encoding uncharacterized protein LOC101762892 isoform X1; translation: MEEPLNSSRPPVRRWRQASVYWNAGRRFFSNPPAEARDSDQDDEQKDLEKNSTLVRQPPASVLLGLPARSFLVINPIKRTISRLVRAVVVNDTPQDQLQEQQKRCSRYSQKALLFAITTFVAYLGSSSASSSTGNTAFKVAMAAFFVAIPIDLISVTRTPRWGYTLVYLSWFLLVLLSYLLLVSFHKDYRCAIIPVLLLFFAALLQRKLRPSVRQQNTTNTKPAQHLDSDEGDDRALENVFEWSAGVVNCGGLISMILGHYMYMVGPDHLTEVSIIGFLFFFTVVLGLYLMMVTTVRNAELTLYVGILPVVLGFLLVGTLIATVIQGVWLSRNDSHV